The following are encoded together in the Leeia aquatica genome:
- the phbB gene encoding acetoacetyl-CoA reductase → MTTSKHIALVTGGMGGIGTAICRRLADAGMTVVTTYSRPGKENDWLAAQAAEGYTFHAYHCDVTDTDACLAMVGKVLSEVGTIDVLVNNAGITRDGTFRKMGKDAWDAVMATNLDSLYNITKPVLEAMLEAGWGRIINIASINGQKGQFGQTNYSAAKAGMHGFSMALAQEVARKGITVNTISPGYIGTDMVMAIKEEVRQQIVAGIPVGRLGKPEEVAGVVAFLASEDAGYITGANIAMNGGQHMM, encoded by the coding sequence ATGACCACCAGCAAGCACATCGCCTTGGTTACCGGCGGCATGGGCGGCATTGGCACAGCCATTTGCCGCCGACTGGCTGATGCTGGGATGACCGTCGTTACCACCTACAGCCGCCCCGGCAAGGAAAACGACTGGCTGGCCGCCCAAGCGGCCGAAGGCTATACCTTTCATGCATATCATTGTGACGTGACAGACACCGATGCCTGCTTGGCCATGGTCGGCAAGGTACTGAGTGAGGTCGGCACGATTGATGTGCTGGTCAACAACGCGGGCATTACCCGTGATGGCACCTTCCGCAAAATGGGCAAGGATGCTTGGGATGCGGTGATGGCCACCAACCTGGACTCCTTGTACAACATCACCAAGCCCGTGCTGGAAGCCATGCTGGAAGCGGGATGGGGCCGCATCATCAATATCGCCTCGATCAATGGCCAGAAAGGTCAGTTTGGTCAAACCAACTACTCTGCCGCCAAAGCCGGCATGCATGGCTTCAGCATGGCCTTGGCACAGGAAGTAGCGCGCAAGGGTATCACGGTCAACACCATCAGCCCCGGCTATATCGGCACTGACATGGTAATGGCCATCAAGGAAGAAGTCCGCCAGCAGATCGTGGCAGGCATTCCGGTGGGCCGCCTGGGCAAGCCGGAAGAAGTGGCCGGCGTGGTGGCCTTCCTCGCCTCGGAGGATGCAGGCTACATCACGGGTGCCAATATCGCCATGAATGGCGGCCAGCACATGATGTAA
- a CDS encoding D-2-hydroxyacid dehydrogenase, protein MQRIVFLDQASLPVPLPPVTFPHVWVSYPATRAEERAVRLQGASIAVVNKVRMDAELLAALPDLRMIALAATGSDNIDLQACQERGIAVSNIRDYALDSVPEHALAMLFALRRALPHYRQAMQQGEWQQAGQFCLFGPPLLDVAGSRLGIVGHGSLGQALARKAQALGMQVWFAERKGAVRCRPGYHPFDEVLQQCDAISLHCPLTPETRHLIGARELALMPRHAIVLNTARGALIEPHALLQALRAGRLGGAGIDVLPEEPPIHGHPLLEAALPNLLVTPHVAWASQQAMQQLAIQLVENLHAFWAGERLRRLV, encoded by the coding sequence ATGCAGCGCATTGTCTTTCTGGATCAGGCATCATTACCCGTACCGTTGCCGCCTGTGACTTTCCCCCATGTCTGGGTCAGCTATCCAGCCACCCGAGCGGAAGAGCGGGCTGTGCGCCTGCAGGGGGCAAGCATCGCGGTGGTCAACAAGGTCCGAATGGATGCCGAGCTGCTGGCGGCATTGCCTGATTTACGGATGATCGCGCTGGCGGCGACCGGCAGTGACAATATCGACTTGCAAGCCTGTCAGGAGCGCGGCATTGCTGTCAGCAATATCCGTGACTATGCGCTGGACTCTGTGCCCGAGCATGCCCTGGCGATGTTGTTTGCCTTGCGGCGGGCCTTGCCTCACTACCGACAGGCTATGCAGCAGGGAGAATGGCAGCAAGCCGGGCAATTCTGCCTGTTTGGCCCGCCCTTGCTGGACGTGGCGGGAAGCCGGCTGGGCATCGTCGGGCATGGCAGCCTGGGCCAAGCGCTGGCACGCAAGGCGCAAGCGTTGGGCATGCAGGTATGGTTTGCTGAACGCAAGGGGGCGGTAAGGTGTCGGCCGGGTTATCACCCCTTTGATGAGGTGCTGCAACAGTGCGATGCCATCAGCCTGCATTGCCCGCTGACCCCGGAAACCCGCCACCTTATTGGTGCGCGAGAGTTAGCCTTGATGCCGCGCCATGCCATCGTGCTCAATACCGCACGTGGTGCCCTGATTGAGCCCCATGCCTTGCTGCAAGCGCTGCGCGCAGGCCGCTTGGGGGGCGCGGGGATTGATGTGCTGCCCGAGGAGCCGCCCATTCATGGTCACCCTCTGCTGGAGGCGGCACTGCCTAACCTGCTGGTAACGCCTCATGTGGCGTGGGCCAGCCAGCAAGCCATGCAGCAGCTGGCGATACAGCTGGTCGAGAACCTGCATGCCTTTTGGGCTGGGGAGCGTTTGCGCCGCTTGGTATGA
- a CDS encoding MFS transporter codes for MTTIVVVRKGDQVVIAADSQSTFGDTRISAGFDAAWNKIFRKGDNYLAISGSAAHDLVLQQALGKEKRLRLHSRAAIFETFRKLHPRLKEEFFLNPKEEEDDPYESNHMSMLIANPHGIFGVYSMREVYEYTRFWAIGSGREFALGAMHTVYDQLNDAAAIARIGVEAGCTFDVGSSLPETQYVVTLSATAGNEED; via the coding sequence ATGACCACCATTGTTGTGGTGCGCAAAGGGGATCAGGTGGTGATTGCCGCCGACAGCCAGTCCACCTTTGGCGATACCCGTATTTCGGCTGGATTTGACGCCGCCTGGAACAAGATTTTTCGCAAGGGCGACAACTATCTGGCCATCTCTGGCAGTGCCGCGCACGATCTGGTGCTGCAACAGGCGCTGGGCAAGGAAAAGCGTCTGCGCCTGCATAGCCGGGCAGCCATCTTCGAGACTTTCCGCAAGTTGCACCCCAGGCTGAAAGAGGAATTCTTCCTGAACCCCAAAGAGGAAGAAGATGACCCCTACGAGTCCAACCACATGTCGATGCTGATCGCCAACCCGCATGGCATCTTCGGGGTGTACTCCATGCGCGAGGTCTATGAATACACCCGCTTCTGGGCAATTGGTAGTGGGCGCGAGTTTGCATTGGGGGCCATGCATACGGTGTACGATCAGCTGAACGATGCGGCCGCCATTGCCCGGATCGGGGTTGAGGCGGGGTGCACGTTTGACGTGGGCTCCAGCCTGCCGGAGACACAATATGTGGTGACGCTGTCTGCCACGGCGGGCAATGAAGAGGATTGA
- a CDS encoding class II glutamine amidotransferase gives MCQLLGMNCNVPTDIQFSFRGFRQRSGITGEHGDGFGIGFFEGRGCRVFLDRQAACQSPVAQLLDHYAIKSLNVIAHIRKATQGEVKLENCHPFQRELWGEYWLFAHNGDLKNLPAGFGQGHYYRAVGDTDSEQAFCHLLERLRQRFTQAPDVAAMFPVVAEWAAELAQHGTFNFMLSNGRWLITHCSSKLSYLIRQAPFHTAHLLDEDVEIDFSTVTTPADRVAVIATEPLTDNEAWTPILPGQLLLFEAGEVRLSHLPEKMPAPTTMQRED, from the coding sequence ATGTGCCAGCTGCTCGGCATGAATTGTAATGTCCCAACCGATATCCAGTTTTCATTTCGCGGCTTCCGCCAGCGTTCCGGCATTACCGGTGAGCACGGCGATGGCTTTGGTATTGGTTTTTTTGAGGGACGCGGCTGCCGGGTTTTTCTGGACCGCCAGGCCGCCTGCCAGTCCCCCGTGGCCCAGTTGCTGGACCACTATGCGATCAAATCCCTGAATGTCATCGCGCACATCCGCAAAGCGACGCAGGGCGAGGTCAAACTGGAGAACTGCCACCCTTTTCAGCGCGAGCTGTGGGGGGAGTACTGGCTGTTTGCCCATAATGGCGACCTGAAAAACCTGCCTGCGGGTTTTGGCCAGGGCCACTACTACCGCGCGGTGGGCGATACCGATAGCGAACAGGCTTTCTGCCATCTGCTGGAGCGGCTGCGGCAGCGCTTCACCCAAGCGCCGGACGTTGCAGCCATGTTCCCGGTGGTGGCCGAATGGGCTGCCGAGCTGGCACAGCATGGCACCTTCAATTTCATGCTGTCCAACGGGCGCTGGCTGATCACCCACTGCAGCAGCAAGCTGAGCTACCTGATCCGGCAGGCGCCATTTCATACTGCGCACCTGCTGGATGAGGATGTCGAGATCGACTTCAGTACCGTCACCACACCGGCCGACCGCGTGGCGGTGATTGCCACCGAGCCCTTGACCGATAATGAAGCCTGGACCCCCATTCTGCCGGGGCAGCTGCTGCTGTTCGAAGCCGGTGAGGTCCGTCTCTCGCATTTGCCGGAAAAAATGCCAGCGCCCACTACAATGCAGAGAGAGGACTGA
- a CDS encoding AsmA-like C-terminal region-containing protein: MAANNPQFQTGLIFSKTLQGEEEVKSRQLQLERNVRLVLILVDGVTPVAQLLEKVPSTENVPSILARLWREGLIEPASMPSQAPDMSPGELGPASQTPFRNSQPLTQPPIVRNEPVWGDPVPDEPLTEMPPLRAEPPLRGGRSATPAKPPSPEKAGVLHQLTQWWSSRRSRGAPRTRVDRVKASRQAGLILLVGLVLTLGATAALPWLPIQWQPAIAQQVSDVLCGQGSHYAKVRAAMWPSPHWQVEDIAGDGCTAPIASLEIRFPWLALVHQDLPPDQLLLKGMTLDAGQLSGFLQRKGGDGRLPVIRLQEFTLKLAGQDWAGLNGEMTLEAAGVSHLRLAGEAMSFTLKREGAGYALEGAANGLKIAGVSLDDVSAKGVWLSDRLNLNELVVRAAGGSAQGRGSLSLGATLQWQADLAVQQLDLARWPRSPLLPEGEAKGNVRVTAQGQDWASLWKAPQLGGTLELKHGVLAGMDLLDVAQAEAAQLPGGGRTLFLQYQTRLDYRAGQWSLSSGQLQGPALNASLHLQGSGEQAITGSVSVSSSKLRLAPSSWAIQGAPGQLGLRRTSGGGGISGKAPQSPPSASTEESASSPG, from the coding sequence GTGGCTGCCAATAACCCGCAATTCCAGACCGGTTTGATCTTTTCCAAAACCCTGCAAGGGGAAGAGGAGGTCAAGTCACGCCAGCTGCAGCTGGAACGGAACGTGCGACTGGTACTCATTCTGGTGGATGGCGTCACGCCTGTTGCGCAGCTGCTGGAGAAAGTCCCCAGCACTGAGAATGTACCCAGCATTCTGGCGCGACTTTGGCGCGAGGGACTGATCGAACCAGCCAGCATGCCATCGCAGGCGCCAGACATGTCGCCGGGCGAACTGGGGCCCGCCAGTCAGACCCCTTTCCGCAACAGCCAGCCGCTGACCCAGCCACCGATCGTTCGCAATGAGCCGGTATGGGGGGATCCTGTGCCGGATGAGCCCCTGACCGAAATGCCGCCCCTGCGTGCAGAGCCACCCTTGCGTGGCGGCCGTAGCGCCACACCAGCCAAGCCGCCGTCTCCGGAGAAGGCCGGTGTGCTGCATCAACTGACACAATGGTGGTCTTCCCGGCGATCCCGCGGGGCTCCCCGGACACGAGTAGATCGCGTCAAAGCCAGTCGACAAGCCGGTTTGATCTTGCTGGTCGGGCTGGTGCTGACTCTGGGCGCGACCGCCGCCTTGCCCTGGCTGCCTATCCAGTGGCAGCCCGCGATTGCCCAGCAGGTGAGTGATGTCTTGTGCGGGCAGGGCTCGCACTATGCCAAAGTACGCGCGGCCATGTGGCCCAGCCCGCATTGGCAGGTTGAAGACATTGCCGGCGACGGATGTACCGCGCCGATTGCATCACTGGAGATCCGTTTTCCCTGGCTGGCGCTGGTGCATCAGGACCTGCCGCCGGATCAATTGTTGCTCAAGGGCATGACCCTGGATGCAGGGCAGCTGTCAGGCTTCCTGCAGCGCAAAGGAGGGGATGGCCGCCTGCCGGTGATCCGCCTGCAGGAGTTCACCTTGAAGCTGGCCGGGCAGGACTGGGCAGGCTTGAATGGTGAAATGACCCTGGAAGCCGCGGGTGTCTCGCACTTGCGGCTGGCAGGGGAGGCCATGAGCTTTACCCTCAAGCGGGAGGGCGCTGGCTATGCGCTGGAGGGGGCGGCAAATGGTCTGAAGATTGCTGGTGTCAGCCTGGATGATGTGTCGGCAAAAGGCGTGTGGTTGAGCGATCGCCTGAACCTGAACGAGCTGGTGGTACGTGCCGCTGGCGGTAGTGCCCAAGGCCGTGGCAGCCTGAGCCTGGGGGCCACCTTGCAGTGGCAGGCCGATCTGGCGGTTCAGCAGCTGGATCTGGCGCGCTGGCCGCGTTCCCCTTTGCTGCCTGAGGGCGAGGCCAAGGGCAATGTGCGTGTGACGGCACAAGGCCAGGATTGGGCTTCCCTGTGGAAGGCCCCGCAGCTGGGTGGCACGCTGGAGCTGAAGCATGGCGTGCTGGCGGGCATGGACTTGCTGGACGTGGCGCAGGCAGAAGCCGCCCAGTTGCCGGGCGGGGGGCGTACGCTGTTTCTGCAGTACCAGACACGGCTGGATTATCGTGCCGGGCAGTGGAGCCTGAGCTCGGGTCAGCTACAAGGACCGGCCCTCAATGCCAGTCTGCATCTGCAAGGCAGTGGCGAGCAGGCGATTACCGGCAGTGTGTCGGTGTCCTCCAGCAAGCTGCGGTTGGCGCCATCAAGCTGGGCCATTCAGGGAGCGCCCGGTCAACTGGGGCTGCGACGCACCAGTGGTGGTGGGGGCATATCTGGCAAAGCGCCCCAATCACCACCCAGCGCATCTACAGAAGAGTCGGCTTCCAGTCCAGGTTGA
- a CDS encoding LysR family transcriptional regulator, with translation MSITLDDLRLIQEVATHGSFSKAAASLRCSQPQVSMRVAQLEATVGAILFERHRRGVRSTAACEVLLPYLQRAQAQVEEGLLAVKGVSAIPKITIGSLPSLAHTIFASLLGKLASAPMEITCTTGHSNEVIRGILEDTVQVGFILDAPAMAGIQMELLWNSPIIAVAASTHPLATRKTLSLADIAAYRLAPQNWGDECEVLLSTLRSLRSEPMPLHRVAPANAARALVLEQGFISFMPEMTVVRELRLGSMVRLPVQDLPQWYWRIMMAWRAGKQISPAKQQLLETGRALARALRPLPE, from the coding sequence ATGTCTATTACGCTGGATGATCTACGCCTGATTCAGGAAGTGGCCACCCATGGCAGCTTCAGCAAGGCTGCCGCCAGCCTGCGCTGCTCGCAGCCGCAGGTCAGCATGCGGGTGGCCCAACTGGAGGCAACGGTAGGGGCCATCCTGTTTGAGCGGCACCGCCGCGGCGTGCGTAGCACAGCGGCCTGCGAGGTCTTGCTTCCGTACTTGCAACGCGCTCAGGCGCAGGTGGAAGAGGGGCTGCTGGCGGTCAAAGGGGTGTCAGCCATTCCCAAGATCACCATTGGCAGCCTGCCGTCACTGGCGCACACCATATTTGCCTCGCTGCTGGGCAAGCTGGCGTCCGCCCCGATGGAGATTACCTGCACCACCGGGCATTCCAATGAAGTGATTCGTGGCATTCTGGAAGATACCGTGCAGGTGGGCTTCATACTGGATGCACCGGCCATGGCAGGTATTCAGATGGAGCTGCTGTGGAATAGCCCGATCATTGCTGTTGCAGCGTCGACACACCCATTGGCTACCCGCAAGACGCTGTCGCTGGCGGATATTGCGGCTTACCGGCTGGCGCCACAGAACTGGGGCGATGAATGTGAAGTGCTGCTATCCACGCTACGCAGCTTGCGTAGCGAGCCCATGCCACTGCACCGGGTGGCACCCGCCAATGCGGCGCGTGCGCTGGTGCTGGAGCAAGGCTTTATTTCTTTCATGCCGGAGATGACGGTGGTGCGGGAACTGAGGCTGGGCAGCATGGTGCGTCTGCCGGTGCAGGACCTGCCGCAGTGGTACTGGCGCATCATGATGGCGTGGCGGGCGGGCAAGCAGATTTCCCCGGCCAAGCAGCAACTGCTGGAAACGGGCCGTGCACTGGCGCGCGCCTTGCGACCCTTGCCGGAATGA
- a CDS encoding O-methyltransferase, translated as MSQKTIQLTEPLYQYLLSHSLAEHPLQKQLREETDDLPMARMATAPEQGQFLGVLIKALRVKRYLEIGTFTGYSSLSVGLHLPEDGEMVALERKQEWAEMAQVYWERAGFASRVDLRVGNALDSLQDLLAEGKAGWFDLAFIDADKPHYNDYFEACLQLVRPQGLIIIDNVLWHGNVIKADHTDADTEEMRAFNRRVHQDPRVEITMLPLGDGMTLAYKQ; from the coding sequence ATGAGCCAGAAGACCATTCAGTTGACCGAACCCTTGTACCAATACTTGCTCAGCCACTCGCTGGCCGAGCATCCCTTGCAAAAGCAATTGCGCGAGGAAACCGATGACCTGCCGATGGCGCGCATGGCGACGGCACCGGAGCAAGGCCAGTTTCTCGGGGTGCTGATCAAGGCGCTACGGGTGAAACGCTATCTGGAGATTGGCACCTTTACCGGCTACAGCAGCCTGTCGGTGGGCTTGCACTTGCCGGAAGATGGCGAGATGGTGGCGCTGGAGCGCAAGCAGGAGTGGGCCGAAATGGCGCAGGTATACTGGGAGCGAGCCGGTTTTGCCAGCAGGGTGGACCTGCGGGTTGGCAATGCGCTCGACAGCCTGCAAGACCTGCTGGCGGAGGGGAAGGCCGGGTGGTTTGACCTCGCGTTTATTGATGCGGACAAGCCGCATTACAACGATTACTTTGAGGCCTGCCTGCAGCTGGTGCGGCCTCAGGGGCTCATCATCATCGACAATGTGTTGTGGCATGGCAATGTGATCAAGGCAGACCACACCGACGCGGATACCGAGGAAATGCGCGCCTTTAACCGTCGCGTACACCAAGACCCACGCGTGGAAATCACCATGCTGCCTTTGGGCGACGGCATGACCTTGGCTTACAAGCAGTGA
- a CDS encoding FecR family protein, protein MTRCLLAAVISLLCSLSVVSSPVGYVHASQGNVAVRHVGKTSSEAIEMDDPLENGDVVSTGQNSWVILSMQDGASLTLRAQTQLRIEAYRYHPQQPEEGRSWLSLLTGSLRSVTGAIGQRHPASYQLKTPQLTIGIRGTDYEVMAITDDSADAELEAGTYAGVHDGEIELQQDGDVLTVGPEQEAFASSTRPGLLMAHDGRLRERLARLDRHMDLGERLSQLHNRRGQGFGLDLDRQPRLEQMRQARREARQQQRQQRVKDARDFHPREGKGRRR, encoded by the coding sequence ATGACACGATGTCTGCTTGCTGCGGTGATCAGCCTGCTCTGCTCGCTCAGCGTCGTATCCAGTCCGGTTGGCTACGTCCATGCCAGTCAGGGTAACGTTGCCGTCCGCCACGTGGGGAAAACGTCCAGCGAAGCCATTGAGATGGATGATCCCCTGGAGAATGGCGATGTGGTCAGTACAGGTCAGAATAGCTGGGTCATCCTGTCAATGCAGGATGGCGCCAGCCTGACCTTGCGGGCACAGACCCAACTACGGATAGAAGCGTATCGTTATCACCCGCAACAACCGGAGGAAGGTCGCAGCTGGCTCAGCCTGTTGACCGGCTCGTTACGTTCGGTCACCGGGGCCATCGGTCAGCGTCATCCGGCATCCTACCAATTGAAAACGCCTCAGCTCACCATTGGCATTCGCGGTACCGACTACGAAGTGATGGCGATCACGGATGACAGTGCCGATGCTGAGCTGGAAGCGGGCACTTATGCGGGCGTACACGATGGTGAAATCGAGCTTCAACAGGATGGTGACGTGCTGACCGTGGGGCCGGAGCAGGAAGCCTTTGCCAGCAGTACGCGCCCTGGCTTACTGATGGCGCATGATGGCCGCCTGCGTGAGCGGCTGGCCCGGCTCGATCGTCATATGGATCTGGGTGAACGGCTGTCGCAGCTGCACAACCGGCGTGGGCAGGGCTTTGGGCTGGACCTGGACCGACAGCCTCGCCTGGAGCAGATGCGGCAGGCGCGACGGGAAGCACGGCAGCAGCAGCGTCAGCAACGCGTGAAAGACGCTCGGGATTTCCATCCCAGAGAGGGCAAGGGTCGGCGCCGCTGA
- a CDS encoding helix-turn-helix domain-containing protein yields MKLFEKILNPRDIRKKLGQNQEEFWTRIGVTQSGGSRYESGRNMPKPVRELLRLVHVEHLDLTKVRREDFEIVEYLREQHPDLYKKLKKAAKSWKSGSESSSPLDADADDES; encoded by the coding sequence ATGAAACTGTTTGAAAAGATTTTGAATCCCCGCGACATTCGCAAGAAACTGGGGCAGAACCAGGAAGAGTTCTGGACCAGGATCGGCGTTACGCAGAGTGGTGGGTCCCGCTATGAAAGCGGGCGCAATATGCCCAAACCGGTGCGCGAGTTGTTGCGCCTGGTGCATGTTGAGCATCTGGACCTGACCAAGGTCCGCCGCGAAGATTTTGAAATTGTCGAATACCTGCGCGAACAGCATCCTGACCTGTACAAGAAGCTGAAAAAGGCGGCCAAGAGCTGGAAGAGTGGCAGCGAGTCCAGCAGCCCGCTGGACGCCGATGCCGACGATGAGTCCTGA
- a CDS encoding GGDEF domain-containing protein encodes MHAHHSLQQETLGEQARLLHDQTRDTLVAAPLAWLLLSYVLWPAVSHSALQWWLTLRIGVDLAYGYEIIHFIRRKPAATEARFWINRHLLILTFSGLAWGLSLPILSPASQLYELLLLLFLCGISGANIIIYAVVFRSCAIMLLTMWVPILWVLARRGQALDHALALAGLVYVVVLLSYGWRASRLLSARISARLENAHLNQVLQHTNQELERNNAELHLALQRINELATHDDLTGCYNRRFLFNLLQQEQQKSLRYRHPVSLILLDLDHFKQVNDQHGHLIGDEVLRALVQRCIPQVRQTDTIARYGGEEFVIVMPMTEESTAMMLAERLREYIASQPILDTPPLRVTLSAGVAAFQPGESCEQWLDHADKALYAAKAQGRNRVVSATQLNPPAYLEHAS; translated from the coding sequence ATGCACGCGCATCATTCCTTGCAGCAGGAAACCCTGGGTGAACAGGCCCGGCTGTTGCACGATCAGACTCGCGACACCCTGGTGGCCGCACCATTGGCTTGGCTGCTGCTCAGCTATGTCCTGTGGCCAGCGGTTTCCCACTCGGCCCTGCAGTGGTGGCTGACTTTGCGCATCGGGGTAGACCTGGCCTACGGCTATGAAATCATTCATTTCATTCGCCGCAAGCCTGCTGCCACCGAAGCGCGCTTCTGGATCAACCGGCATTTGCTGATCCTGACCTTCAGTGGACTCGCCTGGGGACTGAGCCTGCCCATCCTCTCTCCGGCCTCGCAGTTGTACGAGTTATTGCTGCTGTTGTTCCTCTGCGGCATTTCAGGTGCGAACATCATCATCTACGCCGTGGTGTTCCGCAGTTGCGCCATCATGCTGCTGACCATGTGGGTGCCGATCCTCTGGGTACTGGCCCGGCGTGGCCAGGCGCTGGATCATGCTCTGGCCCTGGCCGGTCTGGTTTATGTCGTGGTACTGCTCAGTTATGGCTGGCGAGCTTCCCGCCTGCTCAGTGCCCGCATTTCAGCACGGCTGGAAAATGCGCATCTGAATCAGGTGCTGCAGCACACCAACCAGGAATTGGAACGCAACAATGCCGAGCTGCACCTCGCCCTGCAGCGGATCAATGAGCTGGCCACCCACGATGACTTGACGGGCTGCTACAACCGGCGCTTCCTGTTCAACCTGTTGCAGCAGGAGCAGCAGAAAAGCCTGCGCTATCGTCACCCGGTCAGCCTGATCCTGCTGGATCTGGACCATTTCAAACAGGTGAACGACCAGCACGGCCACCTGATCGGAGATGAGGTTTTGCGCGCCTTGGTGCAGCGCTGCATCCCACAGGTACGCCAGACCGACACCATCGCCCGTTACGGCGGTGAAGAGTTCGTCATTGTCATGCCCATGACCGAGGAAAGTACCGCCATGATGCTGGCAGAACGACTTCGCGAGTACATCGCCAGCCAGCCCATTCTGGATACCCCTCCTTTGCGGGTCACCTTGTCTGCCGGTGTTGCTGCGTTCCAGCCGGGTGAGAGTTGTGAGCAATGGCTTGATCACGCAGACAAGGCGCTCTACGCCGCCAAGGCTCAAGGCCGCAATCGGGTGGTTTCCGCCACGCAGCTTAACCCTCCCGCCTATCTGGAGCACGCCTCATGA
- the hslO gene encoding Hsp33 family molecular chaperone HslO, with product MSDNLKRFLFDDAPVRGAMVQLETAWQQVIDRHDYPDDLKLVLGEMLAAATLLCSNIKFQGALIMQLHGTGPLRLAVVECTHDLIVRATAKWEGQLNGLTLQDMLGHEGKFVITLDQLGAAQPYQGIVALEGRTIAEMLQHYMQRSEQLETHISLAANEQRACGLLLQRLPEGHGPQEGWQMVEQLAHTVTPLELINLPPLQLLHRLFHQMEVRVLADAEVAFGCRCSRDKVANMLRMLGRDEVMSLVAEQGSVQVGCEFCHTQYVFDGVDAEALFASVGSSVEGSSRQH from the coding sequence ATGTCAGACAACCTGAAACGCTTTCTGTTTGATGATGCCCCGGTGCGGGGGGCCATGGTGCAGCTGGAAACCGCTTGGCAGCAGGTGATTGATCGGCATGACTACCCGGATGACCTTAAGCTGGTACTGGGTGAGATGCTGGCTGCTGCGACGCTATTGTGTTCCAACATCAAATTCCAGGGCGCCTTGATCATGCAGCTGCATGGGACGGGGCCGTTACGGCTGGCGGTGGTGGAGTGTACCCATGACCTGATCGTGCGTGCCACCGCCAAGTGGGAAGGGCAGCTGAACGGCCTGACCTTGCAGGACATGCTGGGTCATGAGGGCAAGTTTGTCATTACGCTGGACCAGCTGGGGGCCGCGCAACCTTATCAGGGTATTGTTGCGCTGGAGGGGCGAACCATTGCCGAGATGCTGCAGCACTACATGCAGCGCTCCGAGCAACTGGAGACACACATCTCGCTGGCCGCCAACGAACAGCGAGCCTGCGGGTTGCTGCTGCAGCGGCTACCGGAGGGGCATGGCCCGCAAGAAGGCTGGCAGATGGTCGAACAGCTGGCACACACCGTGACACCGCTGGAGCTGATCAACCTGCCGCCCCTGCAGTTACTGCACCGCTTGTTTCACCAGATGGAAGTCCGGGTGCTGGCGGATGCCGAGGTGGCATTCGGTTGTCGTTGCAGCCGCGACAAGGTGGCCAATATGTTGCGCATGTTGGGGCGCGATGAGGTGATGTCGCTGGTGGCCGAGCAGGGCAGCGTGCAGGTGGGCTGCGAATTCTGCCACACCCAATATGTGTTTGACGGGGTGGATGCCGAGGCGCTATTCGCTTCTGTCGGCAGCAGTGTCGAAGGCTCCTCCCGCCAGCACTGA